The following are from one region of the Gammaproteobacteria bacterium genome:
- a CDS encoding DUF3501 family protein, giving the protein MATREGSLEAPKRHPIDWKNPDFYDATRLNQEMERVFDICHGCRRCVNLCTAFPRLFDLIDDSASGELDGVNKQQFWEVVDRCYLCDMCFMTKCPYVPPHEWNIDFPHLMLRAKAVKYNNQGAGFRDKLLSSTDLMGKLATIPVVVQTVNAMNNTPAVRKIMDSALGIHAERKLPEYAADKFRPNAKLNDSFPVKNGARTPGKAAIYATCYINYNEPGIGHDLLKILEHNEIPARLVEKEACCGMPKLELGDLQAVEKLKNENIPHLLKLAQEGYAILSAVPSCTLMYKQELPLMFPDDAAVQAVAAAMFDPFEYLVLRNQDNLLKTDFKQPLGNVAYHIPCHQRVQNVGKKTRDILQLIPDTTINTVERCSGHDGTWGVKSEHFADSMKIGRPVFKQMAASDPDYISSDCAIAARHIEQGIGTSKAQKLHPLTLLRMAYGTDSKQESKSDSSESIDQTTPAGEKQMTTAVTRESLLTLEAYAKVRNDFRAQVMAHKKTRKVSLGENITLIFEDALTVRYQIQEMLRVERIFQEEEIMHELETYTPLIPNGKNWKATMMIEYSDPAVRAEKLAALIGIEDKIWVRIAGYEPVFAIADEDLERENSEKTSSVHFLRFELTAEMIQALRQGDMLSMGVDHPAYHALVDAIAGDVRASLMSDLTSA; this is encoded by the coding sequence ATGGCTACTCGTGAAGGCAGTCTTGAAGCACCGAAACGTCATCCCATCGACTGGAAAAATCCGGATTTTTATGATGCAACCCGTTTAAATCAGGAGATGGAGCGGGTTTTCGACATTTGCCACGGTTGCCGCCGCTGCGTCAATCTTTGCACAGCGTTTCCGCGCTTGTTCGATTTGATCGATGACAGCGCGAGCGGCGAATTGGACGGCGTCAATAAGCAACAATTTTGGGAAGTCGTCGATCGTTGTTATTTGTGCGACATGTGCTTCATGACCAAATGTCCTTATGTGCCGCCGCACGAATGGAATATCGACTTTCCGCATTTGATGCTGCGCGCCAAAGCGGTCAAATATAACAACCAGGGCGCCGGTTTCCGCGACAAATTGCTCTCCAGCACGGATTTGATGGGCAAACTGGCGACGATTCCCGTGGTGGTTCAAACCGTCAATGCCATGAACAATACCCCGGCTGTCCGTAAGATCATGGATAGCGCGCTGGGAATTCATGCCGAACGTAAATTGCCGGAATATGCGGCAGACAAATTCCGCCCAAACGCCAAACTCAATGATTCCTTTCCGGTAAAAAACGGTGCGCGCACGCCCGGCAAAGCAGCCATTTATGCAACTTGCTATATCAATTACAACGAACCCGGCATCGGCCATGACTTGCTGAAGATTCTGGAACACAACGAAATTCCCGCCCGCTTGGTGGAAAAGGAAGCCTGCTGCGGCATGCCGAAACTGGAATTGGGTGACTTGCAAGCGGTGGAAAAACTGAAAAACGAAAATATCCCGCACTTGCTGAAACTGGCGCAAGAAGGGTATGCCATTTTATCCGCGGTTCCCTCCTGCACACTGATGTACAAACAGGAGCTACCGCTGATGTTTCCGGATGATGCAGCGGTTCAGGCCGTTGCCGCCGCCATGTTTGACCCATTTGAATATCTGGTGCTGAGAAATCAGGATAATTTGCTCAAAACGGATTTCAAGCAACCGCTAGGCAATGTGGCTTACCATATCCCCTGCCATCAGCGTGTGCAGAACGTCGGCAAGAAGACCCGGGACATCTTGCAACTGATACCGGATACCACGATTAACACCGTGGAGCGCTGCTCCGGTCATGACGGCACCTGGGGAGTGAAAAGCGAGCATTTCGCCGACTCGATGAAAATCGGCCGCCCGGTCTTCAAGCAAATGGCTGCTTCCGATCCGGACTATATCAGTTCGGATTGCGCGATCGCTGCGCGTCATATCGAGCAAGGCATCGGCACCAGCAAAGCGCAAAAACTGCATCCACTGACGCTGTTGCGCATGGCCTATGGCACCGACTCAAAACAAGAATCAAAATCCGATTCCAGTGAATCAATTGATCAAACCACTCCAGCAGGTGAAAAACAAATGACAACCGCAGTCACTCGTGAAAGCTTATTGACGTTGGAAGCTTATGCCAAAGTGCGCAACGATTTCCGTGCGCAGGTCATGGCGCATAAAAAAACGCGCAAAGTCTCGCTGGGAGAAAATATCACGCTGATATTTGAGGATGCTTTGACCGTTCGCTATCAAATCCAGGAAATGCTACGCGTTGAACGCATTTTCCAGGAAGAGGAAATCATGCATGAGCTTGAAACGTATACCCCTTTGATTCCGAATGGGAAAAATTGGAAAGCCACGATGATGATTGAATACTCCGACCCCGCCGTGCGTGCGGAAAAATTAGCTGCACTGATCGGCATCGAAGACAAGATTTGGGTCAGAATCGCCGGATACGAACCGGTCTTTGCTATTGCCGATGAAGATCTGGAGCGGGAAAACAGCGAAAAAACATCATCGGTGCATTTCCTGCGTTTTGAACTCACAGCGGAAATGATTCAGGCGCTGCGTCAAGG
- a CDS encoding rubrerythrin yields the protein MELKGSKTEGNLKAAFAGESQANRRYLYFAAKADVEGQNDVAAVFRSTAEGETGHAHGHLEHLENCGDPATGMPFGSSRDNLKTAIAGETHEYTDMYPGMAKTARDEGFDEIADWFETLAKAERSHANRFQRALDSLAD from the coding sequence ATGGAACTCAAAGGATCAAAAACCGAAGGAAATCTGAAAGCCGCTTTTGCCGGTGAATCGCAAGCCAATCGCCGTTATTTGTACTTTGCAGCAAAAGCCGATGTGGAAGGCCAAAACGATGTAGCTGCGGTTTTCCGTTCTACCGCGGAAGGTGAAACCGGTCATGCGCACGGTCACCTGGAGCATCTGGAAAACTGTGGCGACCCCGCCACCGGCATGCCGTTCGGTTCTTCCCGCGATAACCTGAAAACCGCCATCGCGGGCGAAACACATGAATACACCGACATGTACCCAGGCATGGCAAAAACGGCGCGCGACGAAGGTTTCGACGAAATCGCCGATTGGTTCGAAACACTGGCCAAAGCGGAACGCTCGCACGCCAATCGTTTCCAACGTGCGCTGGACAGCTTGGCCGATTAA